The Populus trichocarpa isolate Nisqually-1 chromosome 11, P.trichocarpa_v4.1, whole genome shotgun sequence genome has a segment encoding these proteins:
- the LOC18095349 gene encoding disease resistance protein RPV1, with product MAAGKYQESYSSRFSNCKYQVFLSFRGPDTRKNFTDHLYKALIQAGIHTFRDVDEIRRGENIDFELQKAIQQSKISIIVFSKDYASSRWCLDELVMIMERKRNDDCIVLPVFYDVDPSQVGRQTGSFAAAFMEHEKHFNEEKERVSGWRIALKEVADLAGMVLGDGYEAQFVQSIVEKVSKNLDRKLFHVPLHFIGRDPLVNYINSWLQDGSHDAAIAILYGIGGVGKTTIAKSVFNQNIHKFEGKSFLSNFRSKDIVCLQRQLLSDILKKTVDEINDEDEGILKIKDALCCRRTLIVLDDVDNRDQFNKIIGMQNWLCKGSKIIVTTRNKGLFSANDIECVECKVEPLDNEKSLELFSWNAFGQADPVDGFVEDSWRIVHHCNGLPLALRVIGSSLSRKGREIWESALQQMEVIPNFEVQKVLRISYDFLDGDYPKNLFLDIACFFNGMDVDDVVRILDGLDKGARFGIDNLINRCLVEINIDRRLWMHQLVRDIGREIARQESTICQRIWRHEDAFTVLKGTTDAEKLRGLTIDMHALMEDNFTEVVCTDSMVRRKRRRLNIFQLWFSDFFDGGKLQTGQTSLFPILNTDAFRKMPDFLPKLKILDLRHSLNLIRTPDFLGLPALEKLILEDCIRLVQIHESIGDLQRLLFLNLRNCTSLVELPEEMGRLNSLEELVLDGCSNLDGLNMELELHQGRNLLQSDGIVASTSYITSLPLKLFFPSRFSARKMLRFTLFSLPRSLRRLDLSGTTIRSLPKSIKDLGLLIDLYLRNCKMLQTLPELPSHLWSLDVSFCYSLQKLTNLNPWIKADGYDQLVEFQDWMKQDSIQKFDSHMFRIMEMVSAQIQPSRFEIVYKDGKFKVVVFVYDEDEMLRGFCAEGEEDKWLIQNEFVDNFSFKISSPPAHRICGFNLFTRFSVMSGYSCSEKLGIEIRNNTSGQSLRRQAHVLDMRFEDEVREIQSLSHWKLGGDDPTFDNGDDVIISMVVTSAIQIRTVGVEWLHEEEGKDDDIQSKDEVINAHNSSDDDDAAHVAKVEIASRGRQANGFLSTVVQLLVAGLCKGELVDEEGDDVCGRCHVRVPGAG from the exons ATGGCTGCTGGGAAATATCAAGAATCCTACTCTTCTCGATTTTCTAATTGTAAATATCaagtgttcttgagttttagaggtCCAGACACCCGCAAGAACTTTACCGATCACCTCTACAAGGCCCTAATTCAAGCAGGGATTCACACATTTAGAGATGTTGATGAAATTCGGAGAGGAGAGAATATAGATTTCGAGCTCCAGAAGGCAATACAACAATCAAAAATATCGATAATCGTGTTCTCCAAAGACTATGCTTCGTCGAGATGGTGCCTCGATGAACTTGTAATGATCATGGAACGAAAGAGGAATGATGATTGCATAGTTTTGCCAGTATTCTATGATGTGGATCCATCCCAAGTCGGACGTCAAACAGGGAGCTTCGCTGCAGCATTTATGGAACATGAAAAGCACTTCAACGAGGAGAAGGAGCGGGTGAGTGGGTGGAGGATTGCTTTGAAAGAAGTTGCAGATTTAGCTGGAATGGTTTTAGGAGATGG GTACGAGGCACAGTTTGTCCAATCTATTGTGGAGAAGGTCTCAAAGAACTTGGATCGAAAACTATTTCATGTACCCCTTCatttcattggaagagatcCTCTAGTAAATTATATCAACTCATGGTTGCAAGATGGGTCCCATGATGCTGCCATTGCTATACTCTATGGAATTGGTGGAGTTGGGAAGACAACCATAGCAAAGAGTGTTTTTAATCAGAATATTcataaatttgaaggaaagagcTTCCTATCAAATTTTAGATCAAAGGATATAGTTTGCCTACAAAGGCAACTTCTTTCCGACATCCTAAAAAAGACTGTTGATGAGataaatgatgaagatgaaggaaTTCTGAAGATTAAGGATGCATTATGTTGCAGAAGAACTCTTATTGTTCTAGATGATGTGGACAACAGGGaccaattcaataaaatcattggcatgcaaaATTGGCTTTGTAAAggaagtaaaatcattgtaacAACCAGAAATAAGGGTTTGTTTTCAGCTAATGATATTGAGTGTGTCGAGTGCAAAGTTGAACCGCTAGATAATGAAAAATCGCTTGAGCTTTTCAGTTGGAATGCCTTTGGACAAGCTGACCCTGTTGATGGTTTTGTAGAAGACTCTTGGAGAATAGTACATCATTGTAATGGACTTCCATTAGCTCTTCGAGTTATTGGCTCTTCATTATccagaaaaggaagagagataTGGGAAAGCGCATTACAACAAATGGAAGTGATTCCtaattttgaagttcaaaaggTTCTTCGAATAAGTTACGACTTTCTTGATGGTGATTATCCAAAGAACTTATTCCTTGATATCGCATGTTTCttcaatggaatggatgtggaTGATGTAGTTAGGATATTGGATGGGCTTGATAAAGGTGCAAGATTTGGGATAGACAATCTCATCAATAGATGTCTTGTTGAAATCAACATTGATCGAAGGCTGTGGATGCATCAACTAGTAAGAGATATTGGAAGGGAAATTGCTCGTCAAGAATCAACCATATGTCAAAGAATATGGCGTCACGAGGATGCTTTTACAGTTTTGAAAGGAACTACT gATGCTGAAAAATTGCGTGGCCTTACCATtgatatgcatgcattaatGGAAGATAATTTTACAGAAGTTGTCTGTACTGATTCAATGGTTCGCCGCAAGCGCCGCAGGCTTAACATCTTTCAACTATGGTTTTCTGACTTTTTCGATGGGGGAAAATTACAAACTGGCCAAACAAGTTTGTTTCCCATCCTCAACACGGATGCTTTTAGAAAGATGCCAGAT tttcttccaaaattgaaaattcttgatCTCCGTCACTCTCTTAATCTCATTAGAACCCCAGACTTCTTGGGTCTCCCAGCCCTTGAAAAGCTAATACTTGAAGACTGCATCCGTTTAGTTCAAATTCACGAATCTATTGGTGATTTACAAAGATTGTTGTTCTTAAATCTAAGAAACTGTACAAGTCTTGTGGAGCTTCCAGAAGAAATGGGTAGATTGAATTCACTTGAAGAGCTGGTTTTAGATGGTTGCTCAAATCTTGACGGCTTGAATATGGAGTTAGAGCTTCATCAGGGGCGCAACTTGCTTCAAAGTGATGGAATTGTTGCAAGTACATCATACATTACATCTCTTCCATTGAAGCTATTCTTTCCCTCTAGGTTTTCAGCGAGGAAAATGTTGAGATTTACCTTGTTTTCACTGCCACGCTCCTTAAGGAGACTAGATTTAAGTGGAACAACAATTCGTTCCCTTCCAAAAAGCATCAAGGATCTTGGTCTGCTCATTGAtctatatttaagaaattgcaAAATGCTTCAGACACTCCCAGAGCTTCCATCCCATTTGTGGTCGTTAGATGTGTCCTTTTGCTATTCATTGCAAAAACTTACAAATCTAAACCCTTGGATTAAAGCAGATGGTTATGATCAATTAGTCGAGTTCCAAGATTGGATGAAGCAAGACTCAATCCAAAAGTTCGACTCACACATGTTCAGGATAATGGAAATGGTTAGTGCTCAAATACAGCCATCAAGATTTGAG ATCGTATATAAAGATGGCAAATTCAAAGTTGTCGTATTTGTATATGATGAAGATGAGATGTTAAGGGGGTTTTGTGCGGAGGGAGAAGAGGATAAATGGCTAATTCAGAATGAGTTCGTAGAtaacttttcattcaaaatatcatCACCTCCTGCGCACCGGATATGTGGCTTTAATCTGTTCACAAGGTTTAGTGTGATGTCAGGGTACAGTTGCTCTGAAAAACTTGGTATTGAAATCAGAAACAATACCAGTGGCCAGTCCTTGCGTCGTCAAGCCCATGTCTTAGATATGCGTTTCGAGGATGAGGTTCGTGAAATCCAATCGCTAAGCCACTGGAAATTAGGGGGCGATGATCCTACATTTGATAATGGTGATGACGTGATAATTTCAATGGTTGTCACGTCAGCTATTCAAATAAGGACCGTTGGTGTAGAATGGTTGCATGAAGAGGAAGGAAAGGATGATGATATCCAATCAAAGGATGAAGTTATCAATGCCCACAACAGtagcgatgatgatgatgcagcaCACGTAGCCAAAGTAGAAATAGCTTCtc GCGGCCGACAGGCGAATGGGTTTCTGTCGACGGTTGTGCAGCTGCTGGTGGCCGGTCTATGCAAAGGAGAGCTTGTGGATGAGGAAGGGGACGACGTCTGTGGGCGCTGTCATGTGCGGGTTCCTGGGGCCGGTTGA
- the LOC18111198 gene encoding disease resistance protein RPV1 — protein MAAGKYQESYSSRFSNCKYQVFLSFRGEDTRKNFTDHLYMALVQAGIHTFRDDDEIRRGENIDFELQKAIQQSKISIIVFSKDYASSRWCLDELVMIMERKRNDDCIVLPVFYDVDPSQVGRQTGSFAAAFVKHEKSFNEEKERVSGWRIALKEVTDLAGMVLGDGYEAQFVQSIVEKVSKKLDQKMFHLPLHFIGRDPLVNYINSWLQDGSHDAAIAILYGIGGVGKTTIAKSVFNQNIHKFEGKSFLSNFRSKDIVCLQRQLLSDILKKIVDEINDEDEGILKIKDALCCRKTLIVLDDVDKRDQFNKIIGMQNWLCKGSKIIVTTRNKGLFSANDIEWVRCKVEPLDDEKSLEIFSWNAFGQADPVDGFVEDSWRIIRHCNGLPLALGVIGSSLSGKGREIWESALQQMEVIPNFEVQKVLRISYDFLDGDYPKNLFLDIACFFNGMDVDDVVRILDGLDKGARFGIDNLIDICLVEINTSDQRLWMHQLVRDMGREIARQESPKCQRIWRHEDAFTVLKGTTDAEKLRGLTIDMHALMEDHYAEVVGTDSMVCRKRRMLNFFQQWLSDFFDGGKLQTGETSLFPVLSKDAFKKMPVVKFLQLNYTKFYGSFEHFPKNLIWLCWHGFSSRSIPNHGCLEKLVVLDLSRSNLIDAWKGKLFLPKLKVLDLRHSLDLIRTPNFLGLPALEKLILEDCIRLVQIHESIGDLQRLLILNLRNCTSLMELPEEMSRLNSLQELVVDGCSNLDSLNMALEHHQGHSLLQSDGIVASTSYITSLPLKLFFPSRFSARKMLRFTLFSLPRFLERLDLSGTPIRFLPKSIKDLGLLRGLYLRNCKMLEALPELPSHLILLDVSFCYSVQRVSNLTGGTSADGCDQLVEFQDYIVSVVQIIFIDGIFNVVEYVFDEDEMLRRFHEEEEEDKWLIQNEFVDNFSFKMSSPPAHRICGFNLFTRSCVTSGYSHNDPFYMEIRNNTSGRSLRRQASIFAWGYPRGVREYQSLCHCKLRVGDPTFDNGDDVSISVRPRAIQTRTIGIRWLYEEEGKDDDIQSKDEVINAHYSSDDAAHVAKVEIASRIFRNYYCAFRTEFYDGDFAWCFWQRKVFNLY, from the exons ATGGCTGCTGGGAAGTATCAAGAATCCTACTCTTCACGGTTTTCTAATTGTAAATATCaagtgttcttgagttttagaggtGAAGACACCCGCAAGAACTTTACCGATCACCTCTACATGGCCCTGGTTCAAGCAGGGATTCACACAtttagagatgatgatgaaattcggAGAGGAGAGAATATAGATTTCGAGCTCCAGAAGGCAATACAACAATCAAAAATATCGATAATCGTGTTCTCCAAAGACTATGCTTCGTCGAGATGGTGCCTCGATGAACTTGTAATGATCATGGAACGTAAGAGGAATGATGACTGCATAGTTTTGCCAGTATTCTATGATGTGGATCCATCCCAAGTCGGACGTCAAACAGGGAGCTTCGCTGCAGCATTTGTGAAACATGAAAAGAGCTTCAACGAGGAGAAGGAGCGGGTGAGTGGGTGGAGGATTGCTTTGAAAGAAGTTACAGATTTAGCTGGAATGGTTTTAGGAGATGG GTACGAGGCACAGTTTGTCCAATCTATTGTGGAGAAGGTCTCAAAGAAATTGGATCAAAAAATGTTTCATTTACCCCTTCatttcattggaagagatcCTCTAGTAAATTATATCAACTCATGGTTGCAAGATGGGTCCCATGATGCTGCCATTGCTATACTCTATGGAATTGGTGGAGTTGGGAAGACAACCATAGCAAAGAGTGTTTTTAATCAGAATATTcataaatttgaaggaaagagtttcctatcaaattttagATCAAAGGATATAGTTTGCCTACAAAGGCAACTTCTTTCCGACATCCTAAAAAAGATTGTTGATGAGataaatgatgaagatgaaggaaTTCTGAAGATTAAGGATGCATTGTGTTGCAGAAAAACTCTTATTGTTCTAGATGATGTGGACAAAAGGGaccaatttaataaaatcattggcatgcaaaACTGGCTTTGTAAGggaagtaaaatcattgtaacAACCAGAAATAAGGGTCTGTTTTCAGCTAATGATATTGAGTGGGTCCGGTGCAAAGTTGAACCGCTAGATGATGAAAAATCACTTGAGATTTTCAGTTGGAATGCTTTTGGACAAGCTGACCCTGTTGATGGTTTTGTAGAAGACTCTTGGAGAATAATACGTCATTGTAATGGACTTCCATTAGCTCTTGGAGTTATTGGCTCTTCATTGTccggaaaaggaagagaaatatgGGAAAGCGCATTACAACAAATGGAAGTGATTCCtaattttgaagttcaaaaggTTCTTCGAATAAGTTACGACTTTCTTGATGGTGATTATCCGAAGAACTTATTCCTTGATATCGCATGTTTCTTTAATGGAATGGATGTGGATGATGTAGTTAGGATACTGGACGGGCTCGATAAAGGTGCAAGATTTGGGATTGACAATCTCATCGATATATGCCTTGTTGAAATCAACACTAGTGATCAAAGGTTGTGGATGCATCAACTAGTAAGAGATATGGGTAGGGAAATTGCTCGTCAAGAATCACCcaaatgtcaaagaatatgGCGTCACGAGGATGCTTTTACAGTTTTGAAAGGAACTACT gATGCTGAAAAATTGCGTGGCCTTACCATtgatatgcatgcattaatGGAAGATCATTATGCAGAAGTTGTCGGTACTGATTCAATGGTTTGTCGCAAGCGCCGcatgcttaacttctttcaacaatggctTTCTGATTTTTTCGATGGGGGAAAATTACAAACTGGCGAAACAAGTTTGTTTCCTGTCCTCAGCAAGGATGCTTTTAAAAAGATGCCAGTTGTAAAATTTCTCCAACTAAATTACACGAAGTTCTATGGAAGTTTTGAACACTTCCCTAAGAATTTGATATGGTTATGTTGGCATGGATTCTCTTCGAGATCCATACCAAATCATGGATGCTTGGAGAAGCTAGTGGTTCTTGATCTATCCAGAAGCAATCTAATTGATGCTTGGAAAGGCAAACTG TTTCTTCCAAAATTGAAAGTTCTTGATCTCCGTCACTCTCTTGATCTTATTAGAACCCCAAACTTCTTGGGTCTCCCAGCCCTTGAAAAGCTAATACTTGAAGACTGCATCCGTTTGGTTCAAATTCACGAATCTATTGGTGATTTACAAAGATTGTTGATCTTAAATCTAAGAAATTGTACAAGTCTTATGGAGCTTCCAGAAGAAATGAGTAGATTGAATTCACTTCAAGAGCTGGTTGTAGATGGTTGCTCAAATCTTGACAGCCTGAATATGGCGTTAGAGCATCATCAGGGGCATAGCTTGCTTCAAAGCGATGGAATTGTTGCAAGTACATCATACATTACATCTCTTCCATTGAAGCTATTCTTTCCCTCTAGGTTTTCAGCTAGGAAAATGTTGAGATTTACCTTGTTTTCACTGCCACGCTTCTTGGAGAGACTAGATTTAAGTGGAACTCCAATTCGTTTTCTTCCAAAAAGCATCAAGGATCTTGGTCTACTCAGAGGcctatatttaagaaattgcaAAATGCTTGAGGCACTCCCAGAGCTTCCATCCCATTTGATTTTGTTAGATGTGTCCTTTTGCTATTCAGTgcaaagagtttcaaatctaaCCGGTGGGACTAGTGCAGATGGTTGTGATCAATTAGTCGAGTTCCAAGATT ACATTGTTTCGGTGGTACAGATTATATTTATAGATGGCATATTCAACGTTGTCGAATATGTATTTGATGAAGATGAGATGTTAAGGAGGTTTCatgaggaggaagaagaggataAATGGTTAATTCAGAATGAGTTTGTAGAtaacttttcattcaaaatgTCCTCACCTCCTGCGCACCGGATATGTGGCTTTAATCTGTTCACAAGGTCTTGTGTGACGTCAGGGTACAGTCACAATGATCCTTTTTATATGGAAATCAGAAACAATACCAGTGGTCGATCCTTGCGTCGTCAAGCCTCTATCTTCGCTTGGGGTTACCCGCGTGGGGTTCGTGAATACCAATCGCTATGCCACTGCAAATTACGGGTCGGTGATCCTACATTTGATAATGGTGATGACGTGAGTATTTCAGTGCGTCCACGTGCTATACAAACAAGGACGATTGGTATACGATGGTTGTATGAAGAGGAAGGAAAGGATGATGATATCCAATCAAAGGATGAAGTTATCAATGCCCACTACAGTAGCGATGATGCAGCACACGTAGCCAAAGTAGAAATAGCTTCccgtatttttagaaattattattgtgcTTTCCGTACTGAATTTTATGATGGCGATTTCGCTTGGTGTTTTTGGCAAAGAAAGGTCTTCAACCTGTATTAA